In one window of Synechococcus sp. M16CYN DNA:
- a CDS encoding MFS transporter: protein MQRQRIPTLLSAFLTLLNDRLSESIVFPLLPFLLAQFSPNGQTLGFLTGIYALAQFLVTPLIGTLSDHYGRRPVVVVCVGGSLVGFGLFALTLSLPWPKTSLLPLVLLFSARVIDGISGGTVATVSAVLADISPPDRRARIIGLIGVAFGLGFILGPLLGGQLALIAVPLPLWVATGFALINLVAVITLLPETHPVKDRQNLPRYCDLNPFIRIGKILAKPKVGRLCGAFFLFFLAFNGFTAILVLYFKECLGWGPDLATTAFLVVGVVATVVQGGLIGPLVKRFGEWRLTLIGLNLVIVGCLLIPALGSAERAPVIFCSVGILAVGTALVTPSLRSLVSRQLGSEGQGTAFGSLQSLQSLGSFLGPPIAGISYDVLGPISPFLVAVLVLIVSLALVTQNSPPKSLLLNS, encoded by the coding sequence TTGCAGCGTCAGCGTATTCCAACACTCCTAAGCGCATTTTTGACGCTGCTCAACGATCGACTCAGCGAAAGCATAGTCTTTCCGCTGCTGCCGTTCTTGCTTGCACAGTTTTCACCAAACGGACAAACACTGGGCTTCTTGACCGGCATCTATGCATTAGCCCAGTTCCTTGTAACTCCGTTAATTGGAACCCTCAGTGACCACTATGGACGACGACCTGTTGTGGTTGTCTGTGTCGGAGGATCTCTCGTTGGCTTTGGGCTGTTTGCGCTCACCCTGAGCCTTCCTTGGCCAAAAACCAGTTTGCTTCCGCTGGTTCTGCTGTTCAGCGCACGAGTGATCGATGGCATCAGCGGTGGCACGGTAGCCACTGTCTCTGCCGTATTGGCTGATATCAGCCCTCCCGATAGACGAGCCCGCATCATTGGTTTAATCGGCGTTGCCTTCGGATTGGGCTTCATCCTCGGACCTTTACTTGGGGGACAGCTAGCGCTAATAGCAGTGCCACTTCCTCTTTGGGTCGCCACTGGTTTCGCACTAATCAACCTGGTGGCGGTCATCACCTTGCTTCCTGAAACCCACCCCGTTAAAGATCGCCAAAATCTGCCACGATATTGTGATCTGAACCCCTTTATTCGGATTGGTAAAATATTAGCTAAACCAAAGGTTGGAAGATTGTGCGGAGCTTTTTTTCTATTCTTTCTAGCTTTCAACGGTTTTACAGCAATCCTGGTGCTGTACTTCAAGGAATGCTTGGGTTGGGGACCTGACCTGGCCACCACAGCCTTCTTGGTAGTTGGCGTAGTCGCCACCGTGGTCCAGGGAGGACTCATTGGACCGTTGGTTAAACGCTTCGGGGAATGGCGACTCACTCTAATTGGCCTTAACCTGGTTATCGTTGGTTGTCTTTTAATTCCAGCGCTCGGATCAGCAGAACGAGCCCCAGTCATTTTTTGTTCTGTTGGTATCCTGGCTGTTGGAACCGCGTTGGTCACACCTAGTCTGAGGAGTCTAGTTTCGCGACAACTCGGGAGCGAAGGTCAGGGGACGGCTTTCGGCAGCCTTCAATCCTTACAAAGTTTGGGAAGCTTTTTGGGACCACCAATTGCAGGTATTAGTTACGACGTTCTTGGCCCAATCAGCCCTTTTTTAGTAGCGGTATTGGTGCTTATCGTGAGCTTAGCCCTCGTGACACAAAATTCCCCGCCTAAAAGCCTTCTACTGAATTCCTAA
- a CDS encoding dolichol kinase: protein MSAFSGGSLLIILIWMVCLGSLALTSRQRWPHKRELSRKIIHIGTGAVVPLAWLFAIPSMIAIPFAAVITLVTAINHQWQLIPAIEDIDRKSYGTIAYGLAITILLILFWPHRADAVCVGVLVMALGDGLAGLIGQQLNTPRWTIFQQTKSIAGTSTMAIVSALVLFALSNFTNSYLSVPVAIAIVLTATGLEQLSIRGIDNLSVPLAVGLAWSALIH, encoded by the coding sequence TTGTCGGCTTTTAGCGGTGGCAGTCTTCTTATCATCCTGATCTGGATGGTTTGTTTGGGATCCTTAGCTCTGACATCTCGTCAACGTTGGCCACATAAACGAGAACTCAGCAGAAAGATTATTCACATTGGCACAGGAGCTGTAGTTCCTCTGGCTTGGCTTTTTGCAATCCCCTCAATGATTGCAATTCCTTTTGCTGCCGTTATCACTCTGGTTACAGCAATCAACCATCAATGGCAGCTCATTCCCGCAATTGAAGACATTGATCGCAAAAGCTACGGCACTATCGCTTATGGATTAGCTATCACGATCTTGTTGATACTATTCTGGCCGCACCGAGCTGATGCGGTTTGCGTTGGAGTGCTGGTTATGGCTTTAGGCGACGGGCTCGCCGGGCTGATTGGACAGCAGTTGAATACGCCGCGGTGGACCATTTTTCAACAAACCAAATCAATTGCAGGAACTTCAACTATGGCCATAGTATCGGCGCTAGTACTATTCGCGCTCTCGAATTTCACGAATAGCTATTTGTCAGTTCCAGTAGCAATAGCAATTGTCTTAACTGCTACAGGTCTTGAGCAATTGAGTATTCGAGGAATCGATAATCTTTCAGTCCCCTTGGCAGTTGGCTTAGCATGGTCAGCATTGATTCACTAA
- a CDS encoding DNA mismatch repair protein MutS: protein MTSDNMLIDPWPLLRNSALGLNDCALRVVVHGRSNGVVPECLCSLMTDLQGQRLAPVQLQALTSNHRPPLLDGPLLLIPLLLWPGAHTRHDIPAIRQHLSSAGVRVTTIPFLGAWPLWWKLVASTLQNQLEHSDVLVHHPLHSGVADRFLVMLAESLNFPLLPFDRWSEHQALHPHARPLPLALAPNRMTEALGRTEGLPSLLEHSLISQGLLNLLVALP from the coding sequence ATGACATCAGACAACATGCTGATTGATCCTTGGCCGTTATTACGAAATAGTGCTTTGGGTTTGAATGATTGCGCTCTTCGCGTGGTTGTTCACGGGCGCTCTAACGGTGTTGTGCCTGAGTGTCTGTGCTCGTTAATGACAGATTTACAAGGGCAGCGTCTGGCTCCGGTTCAGCTGCAAGCACTTACGTCTAACCATCGCCCGCCGCTCTTAGATGGTCCTTTGTTGTTGATTCCTTTGCTTCTTTGGCCTGGAGCACACACTCGACATGATATACCGGCGATTCGACAACATCTGAGTTCGGCAGGAGTCCGGGTCACGACGATTCCGTTTTTAGGGGCATGGCCATTGTGGTGGAAGCTTGTGGCGTCGACGTTGCAAAATCAGTTAGAGCATAGCGATGTTCTAGTCCATCACCCCTTGCATTCTGGGGTGGCTGATCGCTTTTTAGTGATGCTGGCTGAATCATTGAACTTCCCTTTGCTTCCATTTGATCGCTGGTCAGAGCATCAAGCTCTGCATCCCCATGCCCGACCGCTTCCGTTAGCACTGGCTCCTAACAGGATGACGGAAGCGTTGGGCCGGACTGAGGGTCTTCCCTCTTTGCTGGAACATTCCTTGATTAGTCAGGGCCTTCTTAATCTGCTTG
- a CDS encoding sigma-70 family RNA polymerase sigma factor: protein MDSIGFYLSSIGRVPLLTAAEEIELAHHVQDMKKLKELPNKKLTSRQKHKIRIGKRARDRMMAANLRLVVSVAKKYQNQGLELLDLVQEGAIGLQRAVDKFDPAMGYKFSTYAYWWIRQSITRAIDNSARTIRLPIHISEKLSKMRRTSRELSHRLGYQPNRLELAHAMGIGHRELEDLISQSTPCASLDAHARGEEDRSTLGELIPDPNGESAFIEGIDRSIQKEHLRDWLSQLNEREQKILRLRFGLGGEEPLTLAEIGRQIKVSRERVRQLEAKAILKLRTITDHQQAA, encoded by the coding sequence ATGGATTCTATCGGCTTTTACCTCAGTAGCATTGGTCGCGTCCCTCTACTCACAGCTGCTGAGGAAATTGAACTTGCACATCATGTGCAAGACATGAAAAAGCTTAAGGAGCTGCCAAACAAAAAACTCACATCCCGGCAAAAGCACAAGATTCGGATAGGTAAGCGTGCCCGCGATCGCATGATGGCGGCGAATCTTCGGCTAGTTGTGAGCGTAGCCAAAAAGTATCAAAACCAAGGACTGGAGTTGCTTGATCTCGTGCAAGAAGGAGCAATTGGTCTTCAGCGAGCTGTCGATAAATTTGATCCTGCCATGGGATACAAATTTTCTACCTATGCTTATTGGTGGATTCGCCAGAGTATAACTCGCGCTATCGATAACAGCGCTAGAACGATTCGTTTGCCGATTCATATCAGCGAAAAACTATCTAAGATGCGTCGTACCTCCCGGGAACTTTCCCATCGCCTGGGTTATCAGCCAAATCGCTTGGAACTCGCCCATGCTATGGGGATAGGACACCGCGAGTTAGAAGACTTGATTTCACAAAGCACGCCTTGTGCCTCTCTCGATGCCCATGCGCGTGGAGAAGAAGATCGCAGCACACTAGGCGAACTCATCCCTGATCCCAATGGGGAAAGTGCCTTTATAGAAGGAATAGATCGCAGTATCCAAAAAGAACATCTTAGAGACTGGCTTTCACAATTGAATGAGCGCGAACAAAAAATTCTTCGGCTTCGCTTCGGTCTCGGTGGCGAAGAGCCGCTGACGCTTGCTGAAATAGGGCGACAGATTAAGGTGTCTCGTGAGCGTGTACGCCAGCTGGAAGCAAAAGCAATCCTCAAACTCCGCACCATAACCGACCATCAACAAGCCGCCTGA
- a CDS encoding 3-deoxy-7-phosphoheptulonate synthase, producing MATTSDLRVVETRPLIAPVLLHQDLTLDASALNTVTEARKRIQSIIRGDDQRLLAIVGPCSIHDVKAAREYAGRLAPIRERLKDQLEVVMRVYFEKPRTTVGWKGLINDPHLNGSYDINTGLRRARELLLDLARGGMPAATELLDPVVPQYIADLISWTAIGARTTESQTHREMASGLSMPIGYKNSTDGSTTIAINAMQAASKSHHFLGINRDGQASIVSTAGNPDGHLVLRGGTRGSNYHADAVREAAAELREFGLKDRLMVDCSHANSNKDFRRQSEVLISITDQLEAGSRHVMGVMLESHLVEGNQKLSADLSQLTYGQSITDACINLDTTEKILCDLAQTIIDGQRS from the coding sequence ATGGCCACCACCTCAGATCTGCGTGTGGTGGAGACCCGTCCGCTAATAGCGCCGGTTCTTCTGCATCAAGATCTGACCCTTGATGCGTCTGCGTTAAACACGGTGACGGAAGCACGAAAACGAATTCAATCGATTATTCGTGGGGATGATCAACGTCTACTGGCTATAGTGGGCCCCTGTTCGATTCACGATGTTAAAGCAGCTCGTGAGTACGCCGGACGCCTTGCTCCGATCCGTGAACGTCTTAAGGATCAGTTAGAGGTGGTGATGCGAGTGTACTTTGAAAAGCCAAGAACGACCGTTGGTTGGAAAGGACTGATAAATGATCCTCATCTAAATGGCTCCTACGACATCAATACGGGTCTGCGCCGTGCTCGCGAACTGCTGCTTGATTTAGCTCGCGGAGGTATGCCTGCTGCAACCGAGTTGCTAGACCCAGTTGTCCCCCAGTACATAGCCGATCTCATTAGTTGGACCGCTATCGGTGCCCGTACAACTGAAAGCCAAACCCATCGGGAGATGGCATCTGGATTATCGATGCCGATAGGATACAAGAACAGCACAGATGGAAGTACCACCATTGCTATTAACGCGATGCAGGCAGCTTCCAAATCTCACCATTTTCTCGGGATCAACCGAGATGGCCAGGCATCAATTGTAAGTACAGCTGGTAATCCTGATGGACATCTTGTTTTGCGAGGTGGTACTCGAGGCAGCAATTATCACGCTGATGCTGTGAGAGAAGCTGCCGCTGAACTGAGAGAGTTTGGCCTTAAGGATCGTTTAATGGTAGACTGCAGTCATGCCAACTCCAATAAAGATTTTCGTCGTCAGTCAGAGGTACTGATCTCAATTACTGATCAACTAGAGGCTGGCTCGAGGCACGTGATGGGAGTCATGCTTGAGAGTCATCTGGTAGAAGGTAATCAAAAGTTATCTGCTGACCTTTCTCAACTTACTTATGGTCAGAGTATTACAGATGCGTGTATTAATCTTGATACAACAGAGAAGATCTTGTGCGATTTAGCACAAACCATTATTGATGGTCAGAGATCGTAA
- the ppk1 gene encoding polyphosphate kinase 1, with protein MYVARLTPDQYINRELSWIAFNQRVLAQALDQRTPLLDQAKFSAIFSNNLDEFFMVRVASLKSQVEAGISTPSEDGKTPQEQLLTIRKHLIPILQQQQEHYRHHLKHRLCEHNIHLLDYDQLVNRQRHWVDQYFQTSIFPVLTPLAVDPAHPFPFVSNLSLNVAAVIRDPETDQCQLARVKVPKKNLPRFIAIPPKLSENNTLPIHTAIPLEQVIAFNLKLLFPGMAIEGHYFYRVTRDADLELRELEADDLMIALEQGLRKRRIGGEVVRLEVANEMPNSVIDMLMTGLNIEEADLYKIDGPLGLDDLFSLTNLPMTELKSKMQTGQTPLVLSKTQQNLIDEGVIKPKEFETIFSVIRQQDILLHHPYDLFSTTVEEFINQAADDPKVMGIKMTLYRTSTDSPIIAALTRAAENGKQVMALVELKARFDEDNNIQWARHLERSGVHVIYGVLGLKTHTKIILVVRKEKDRLRSYVHIGTGNYNSKTSKLYTDLGLLSTRPELGQDLVELFNYLTGFSKQQSFRRLLVAPVTLRKGMESLIRREIDHAKADRPGMISAKMNSLVDPGIIGLLYEASQTGVRIKLIIRGMCSLIPGLPGLSENIKVISIIGQFLEHSRIFWFANDGKPEVYIGSADWMTRNMDRRVEAITPIEEPALRRKLERLFDLYMQDNRGAWDMNCDGSFTQRMPDKEQSERNSQIQLTYQWSRGLHPTQ; from the coding sequence ATGTATGTAGCTCGCCTTACTCCCGACCAGTACATCAACAGGGAGCTGAGTTGGATTGCTTTCAACCAGCGTGTACTGGCTCAGGCCCTTGACCAGCGGACACCCTTGCTGGATCAAGCTAAATTCAGTGCCATTTTCAGTAATAATCTAGACGAATTCTTCATGGTGCGTGTCGCATCCCTAAAGTCGCAAGTTGAAGCAGGAATTAGCACACCTAGTGAGGACGGCAAAACGCCGCAAGAACAGCTACTCACCATCCGCAAGCATTTAATACCAATACTTCAGCAGCAACAGGAGCATTACCGGCATCACCTCAAACATCGGCTTTGTGAGCACAACATCCACCTACTGGATTACGATCAACTTGTCAATCGGCAACGTCACTGGGTAGATCAATATTTTCAAACATCTATCTTTCCTGTTTTGACACCCTTGGCTGTCGATCCAGCCCATCCTTTTCCATTTGTCAGCAACCTGAGTCTAAATGTGGCGGCTGTAATTAGAGATCCCGAAACTGATCAATGCCAACTTGCACGAGTAAAAGTACCGAAAAAAAATCTGCCACGTTTTATTGCTATTCCACCCAAACTCAGCGAGAACAATACACTGCCAATCCACACAGCAATTCCCCTAGAACAGGTCATCGCATTTAATCTAAAGCTACTCTTCCCTGGCATGGCCATCGAAGGGCATTACTTTTATCGTGTTACCCGAGATGCTGATCTCGAGCTCAGAGAGCTAGAAGCAGACGATCTTATGATCGCCTTAGAACAAGGTCTCCGCAAACGTCGTATAGGCGGTGAAGTTGTGCGATTAGAAGTCGCTAATGAAATGCCCAATAGTGTTATCGATATGCTGATGACAGGACTCAATATTGAAGAAGCAGATCTCTACAAAATAGATGGACCGCTCGGGCTAGATGATTTATTTAGCTTAACTAATCTTCCCATGACGGAACTCAAAAGCAAAATGCAGACGGGTCAGACTCCATTAGTTTTATCTAAAACACAGCAGAATTTAATTGATGAAGGAGTAATTAAACCCAAAGAATTTGAGACTATCTTTTCGGTGATACGGCAGCAGGACATCCTATTGCATCACCCTTATGACCTATTCTCAACGACAGTTGAAGAATTTATCAATCAAGCAGCTGATGATCCAAAAGTTATGGGAATCAAAATGACTCTTTATCGTACATCAACAGATTCTCCAATCATCGCAGCTCTCACTCGTGCAGCAGAGAATGGAAAACAAGTAATGGCTTTAGTCGAACTAAAAGCAAGATTTGACGAAGATAATAATATTCAATGGGCTAGACATTTAGAACGATCTGGTGTGCATGTCATTTACGGCGTCTTAGGACTAAAGACACACACAAAAATTATTCTTGTAGTCCGTAAAGAAAAAGATAGGCTGCGAAGTTATGTTCACATTGGTACAGGCAACTATAATTCCAAAACATCGAAGCTTTATACTGATCTCGGCCTTCTTTCCACACGACCTGAACTCGGCCAGGATCTCGTAGAACTTTTTAATTACCTTACGGGCTTTTCCAAACAACAAAGTTTTAGACGACTACTTGTCGCACCAGTAACATTGCGCAAAGGGATGGAATCACTCATCCGTCGTGAAATCGATCATGCTAAAGCAGATCGACCAGGAATGATTAGTGCAAAAATGAACTCACTAGTGGACCCAGGTATCATAGGATTGCTTTACGAAGCCTCGCAAACTGGTGTTCGCATTAAGTTAATTATCCGTGGCATGTGCAGTCTAATTCCAGGACTACCAGGCCTTAGCGAGAATATCAAAGTTATTAGTATTATCGGACAATTCCTAGAGCATTCACGTATTTTCTGGTTTGCCAACGATGGTAAACCAGAAGTATATATCGGAAGCGCAGATTGGATGACCCGCAACATGGATCGACGCGTTGAGGCAATTACACCTATTGAAGAACCTGCTTTACGCCGAAAGCTCGAACGACTATTCGACCTCTACATGCAAGACAATAGAGGTGCTTGGGATATGAATTGCGACGGAAGCTTCACCCAACGTATGCCGGACAAAGAACAGTCTGAACGCAACTCTCAGATTCAATTAACGTATCAATGGAGCCGCGGGTTGCACCCGACTCAGTGA